From one Bacteroides intestinalis DSM 17393 genomic stretch:
- a CDS encoding alpha-d-galacturonidase, whose translation MKKPCFKSLVGIAAIAAIALGLSGAIPAPKYKTVTVNAPFAMEPIKEFIFPNRDFSIANYGAVKGGKTINTKAIAKAIKACNKAGGGRVVIPAGEWLTGPVHLMSNVNLYLSDGAILRFTDNPEDYLPAVMTSWEGMECYNYSPLVYAFDCENVAITGTGTLQPIMDTWRKWFKRPKPHMDALAELYTMASTDVPVEKRQMAKGENNLRPHLIHFNRCKNVLLDQFKIRESPFWTIHLYMCDGGIVRNLDVYAHGHNNDGVDLEMSRNFLIEDCKFDQGDDAVVIKAGRNQDAWRLDTPCENIVIRNCDIIKGHTLLGIGSEMSGGIRNVYMHDCAAPDSVFRLFFAKTNHRRGGFIENIHMENVKAGKMQRVLEIDTDVLYQWRDLVPTYEERITRIDGLYMTNVTCERTEAIYDLKGDAKLPAKNVVIKNVHADEVTKFIKNVHNVENVTEENVTYGRFRNAANAPAYDYSKLQKEKLGRGVVAIRENPAEVAVSWRYLSSDPENTAFNLYRDGKKIAEVPATTGTFYRDAYKGKKAATYTVKPVVNGVETGHIEGNYTLPTKAPIGYIHIPLDRPADGVTPSGQAFTYIPNDASIGDVDGDGEYEIILKWDPSNAHDNAHDGYTGNVLFDCYRLTGERLWRIDMGHNVRAGAHYTQFMVYDFDSDGCAEIIMKTSDGTIDGQGKVIGDAAADYREPGTPANQGRILKGNEYLTVFNGRTGAAMQTIDYVPARGNLADWGDNRANRSDRFLAAVAYLDGIHPSVVMCRGYYTRTVLAAFDWNGKELKQRWIFDSNTPEYKAYAGQGNHNLRVADVDGDGCDEIIYGSCAIDNNGKGLYSTGMGHGDAMHLTKFSPDMPGLQVWDCHENKRDGSSFRDAATGKVLFQVKSGIDVGRCMAADIDPTTPGVEMWSWESKGLRNIKGEVVNPDIKTFSVNMAVWWDGDLLRELLNKNVVSKYDWEAGVCKPLVTFEGVVSNNGTKATPCLQGDILGDWREEVLLRTEDNTALRLYVSPIATDYRFHTFLEDPVYRISIATQNVAYNQPTQPGFYFGPDLKGIFRGYEFKK comes from the coding sequence ATGAAAAAACCTTGTTTTAAATCCTTGGTCGGCATAGCTGCCATTGCAGCGATTGCGCTGGGATTATCAGGCGCTATACCTGCTCCCAAATATAAGACTGTCACTGTCAATGCACCTTTCGCCATGGAGCCGATAAAGGAATTTATTTTCCCCAATCGTGATTTTTCCATCGCAAATTATGGAGCAGTAAAAGGAGGGAAGACTATAAATACAAAAGCCATCGCTAAGGCCATCAAGGCATGCAACAAAGCCGGTGGCGGCCGTGTAGTGATTCCCGCTGGCGAGTGGCTTACAGGTCCCGTACACCTGATGAGCAATGTGAACCTGTATTTATCCGACGGTGCCATACTGCGCTTCACAGACAATCCGGAAGACTATCTGCCTGCCGTGATGACGTCATGGGAAGGTATGGAATGTTACAATTACTCTCCTTTGGTGTATGCTTTCGACTGTGAAAATGTAGCCATCACCGGAACCGGAACACTGCAACCCATCATGGACACATGGCGTAAATGGTTTAAACGCCCCAAACCACACATGGATGCGCTTGCAGAACTCTACACAATGGCCTCAACGGATGTTCCGGTAGAGAAAAGACAGATGGCGAAAGGAGAAAATAATCTTCGCCCGCACCTGATACACTTCAACAGATGTAAGAATGTCTTGCTCGATCAGTTCAAGATTCGTGAAAGCCCCTTTTGGACCATACACTTGTATATGTGCGATGGCGGTATTGTTCGCAATCTGGACGTATATGCCCACGGACACAATAACGATGGTGTCGATCTGGAAATGAGCCGGAACTTCCTGATAGAAGATTGTAAGTTTGATCAGGGAGATGACGCAGTTGTTATTAAAGCCGGACGCAACCAGGATGCCTGGCGGCTGGATACCCCATGTGAGAATATTGTAATCCGTAACTGTGACATTATAAAAGGACATACATTACTGGGCATCGGCAGCGAAATGTCGGGCGGCATACGCAACGTATATATGCACGATTGCGCAGCACCAGACTCCGTGTTCCGCCTCTTCTTTGCCAAAACGAATCACCGCCGGGGAGGTTTCATCGAAAACATCCACATGGAGAATGTGAAAGCAGGCAAGATGCAGCGTGTACTCGAAATTGATACGGATGTACTCTACCAATGGCGCGATCTGGTGCCTACTTACGAGGAGCGTATCACCCGTATCGATGGTCTATACATGACTAACGTGACCTGCGAACGCACCGAGGCCATCTACGATTTGAAAGGTGATGCCAAACTGCCTGCAAAGAACGTCGTTATAAAGAACGTGCATGCTGATGAAGTTACGAAATTCATCAAGAACGTACATAACGTAGAGAATGTAACGGAAGAGAACGTGACGTACGGCCGCTTCCGCAACGCGGCGAACGCTCCAGCTTATGATTATTCAAAGCTACAAAAGGAAAAGTTAGGTCGTGGTGTAGTAGCCATCCGTGAGAACCCGGCAGAAGTAGCTGTTTCCTGGAGATACCTCTCATCCGACCCCGAGAACACAGCATTCAACCTCTATCGGGACGGAAAGAAGATAGCCGAAGTACCTGCTACTACGGGAACCTTCTACCGGGATGCCTATAAAGGAAAGAAAGCAGCTACGTACACCGTAAAACCCGTTGTAAACGGCGTGGAAACAGGGCATATCGAGGGCAACTATACACTGCCGACGAAGGCGCCTATAGGATACATCCATATTCCGCTGGACCGTCCGGCGGATGGGGTCACCCCTTCGGGACAAGCATTCACCTATATACCCAATGACGCTTCTATTGGTGATGTCGATGGGGATGGAGAATATGAGATTATTCTGAAATGGGATCCATCGAACGCACATGATAATGCCCATGATGGCTATACTGGAAATGTCCTTTTCGATTGCTACCGATTGACAGGTGAACGGCTCTGGCGTATTGATATGGGACACAATGTCCGTGCAGGTGCGCACTACACTCAATTCATGGTATATGATTTCGATAGCGACGGCTGTGCGGAGATCATCATGAAGACTTCTGACGGGACTATCGACGGACAAGGCAAAGTGATCGGGGATGCCGCAGCCGACTATCGCGAACCGGGTACCCCTGCCAATCAAGGTCGCATCCTGAAGGGTAATGAATACCTCACCGTCTTCAATGGACGCACAGGTGCCGCTATGCAGACTATCGATTATGTTCCTGCACGCGGAAATCTAGCAGATTGGGGAGATAACCGCGCCAACCGAAGCGACCGTTTCCTGGCAGCTGTTGCCTATCTGGATGGCATCCATCCCAGTGTAGTGATGTGCCGCGGATATTACACCCGCACTGTACTTGCAGCTTTCGACTGGAATGGAAAAGAACTGAAACAACGTTGGATATTCGACAGTAATACCCCGGAATACAAAGCTTATGCAGGACAAGGCAACCATAACCTCCGTGTAGCAGATGTAGATGGGGATGGATGTGACGAAATTATATATGGCTCCTGCGCCATCGATAATAATGGGAAAGGGCTTTACTCTACCGGAATGGGACACGGAGATGCCATGCATCTGACGAAGTTCTCACCCGACATGCCCGGACTTCAGGTGTGGGATTGCCACGAAAATAAGCGCGACGGTTCCAGCTTCCGCGATGCAGCAACAGGAAAAGTATTGTTTCAGGTGAAAAGCGGAATAGACGTAGGCCGTTGTATGGCTGCCGACATTGACCCAACGACCCCCGGTGTGGAAATGTGGTCGTGGGAATCGAAAGGACTACGCAATATCAAGGGAGAAGTAGTCAATCCCGATATCAAAACATTCTCTGTCAATATGGCTGTGTGGTGGGACGGCGATTTACTCCGTGAGTTGCTGAACAAGAATGTGGTATCCAAGTACGATTGGGAAGCCGGCGTCTGCAAACCGCTCGTCACATTCGAAGGTGTTGTATCAAACAACGGCACCAAAGCAACTCCCTGCCTGCAAGGCGATATTCTGGGTGACTGGCGCGAAGAAGTACTGCTACGCACAGAAGACAATACGGCACTACGTCTCTATGTATCACCCATAGCAACTGATTACCGTTTCCATACTTTCCTGGAAGATCCGGTTTACAGGATCAGTATTGCTACACAAAACGTAGCATACAACCAACCGACACAACCCGGTTTCTATTTCGGACCTGATCTGAAAGGAATTTTCAGAGGATATGAATTTAAAAAGTAA
- a CDS encoding glycoside hydrolase family 88/105 protein, which translates to MNIKTFYLTGTLLLLSIGTYAQKKKETINDSNTPLHLLQPEYKVPYKALSTTEVKTDIDRILRYLEKTTHTRVVSEKTGKVITDYSNLPADAQLERGAFRLASYEWGVTYSAMMAAAEATGDAAYMKYVTDRFKFLAEVAPHFRNLLEKNGTTDPQMKQILTPHALDDAGAVCAAMIKAQLQDKSLNLYPLIDNYLDFILNKEYRLADGTFARIRPQLNTLWLDDMFMGVPPVAWYSRMADKEQSKYLAEAVRQIFQFAERMWVPEKKLFRHGWVEGMGDHPAFFWGRANGWALLTMTEVLDVMPTNHPQREKLMNLFREHVRGLAALQSGEGFWHQLLDRNDSYLETSATAIYVYCISHAINQGWLDAMAYGPVAQLGWHAVSTQINAEGQVEGTCVGTGMAFDPAFYYYRPVNVYAAHGYGPVIWAGAEMINLLNKQHPKMNDSAIQYYRTEQKTQAPIFSVSKPD; encoded by the coding sequence ATGAATATAAAGACATTCTACCTGACAGGCACCTTGCTGTTACTCAGTATCGGCACTTATGCCCAGAAAAAGAAAGAAACTATCAATGACTCCAACACCCCGCTGCACCTGTTGCAACCGGAGTATAAAGTGCCTTATAAAGCTCTTTCTACTACTGAAGTAAAAACTGACATCGACCGCATTCTCCGTTATCTGGAAAAGACTACTCATACCCGTGTGGTCAGTGAGAAAACCGGAAAAGTTATCACTGATTATAGTAACCTGCCTGCCGATGCCCAATTGGAACGCGGCGCCTTCCGCTTGGCCAGTTATGAGTGGGGAGTTACTTATTCAGCTATGATGGCAGCCGCCGAAGCCACCGGAGACGCAGCTTACATGAAATATGTTACTGATCGCTTCAAGTTTCTCGCCGAAGTGGCTCCGCATTTTCGTAATCTGCTCGAAAAGAATGGTACTACCGACCCACAAATGAAACAAATCTTGACGCCTCATGCACTTGATGATGCCGGTGCCGTATGTGCTGCTATGATTAAGGCACAATTGCAAGATAAATCTCTCAACCTCTATCCTTTAATAGATAATTATCTCGATTTCATTCTAAACAAAGAATACCGCCTTGCCGACGGAACCTTTGCCCGCATCCGTCCACAACTCAACACGCTTTGGCTAGATGATATGTTCATGGGCGTTCCTCCCGTAGCCTGGTACTCTCGTATGGCAGATAAAGAACAGTCCAAATATCTGGCCGAAGCCGTTCGTCAAATCTTCCAATTTGCCGAGCGTATGTGGGTACCCGAAAAAAAACTCTTCCGTCACGGTTGGGTAGAAGGTATGGGAGATCATCCTGCCTTCTTCTGGGGACGTGCCAACGGTTGGGCACTGCTCACCATGACTGAAGTGCTGGACGTAATGCCGACCAACCATCCCCAGCGTGAAAAGCTCATGAACCTCTTTCGTGAACACGTCCGCGGACTGGCTGCTCTTCAAAGTGGCGAAGGATTCTGGCATCAACTGTTAGATCGTAACGATTCCTATTTGGAAACTTCAGCAACTGCTATCTATGTTTATTGCATCTCCCACGCCATTAACCAAGGTTGGCTCGATGCAATGGCTTACGGTCCCGTAGCTCAACTCGGTTGGCATGCCGTTTCTACACAGATCAATGCAGAAGGACAGGTAGAAGGCACCTGTGTGGGCACCGGAATGGCATTCGATCCTGCATTTTACTATTACCGCCCGGTCAATGTGTATGCCGCACACGGCTATGGTCCTGTAATCTGGGCAGGAGCTGAAATGATCAACCTGCTAAATAAACAGCATCCTAAAATGAACGACAGTGCCATTCAGTATTACCGTACTGAACAGAAGACCCAGGCACCCATTTTCAGCGTAAGTAAACCCGATTAA
- the rhaM gene encoding L-rhamnose mutarotase, giving the protein MKREAFKMFLKPGFEKEYEKRHAAIWPELKKMLSDGGVYDYSIYWDRDTNILFACQKTRGEESSQDMGANPIVQKWWDYMADIMEVNPDNSPVTIPLPEVFHME; this is encoded by the coding sequence ATGAAAAGAGAAGCATTTAAAATGTTCCTGAAGCCCGGCTTCGAAAAGGAATACGAGAAAAGACATGCAGCCATCTGGCCCGAACTGAAAAAGATGTTATCCGATGGCGGAGTATACGACTACTCCATCTATTGGGACCGCGACACCAACATCCTCTTTGCCTGCCAGAAGACTCGGGGCGAAGAATCCTCGCAGGATATGGGAGCTAATCCCATTGTACAAAAATGGTGGGATTACATGGCGGACATCATGGAAGTAAATCCGGATAATTCCCCGGTAACCATACCCTTGCCCGAAGTATTCCACATGGAATAA